One genomic window of Arachis stenosperma cultivar V10309 chromosome 10, arast.V10309.gnm1.PFL2, whole genome shotgun sequence includes the following:
- the LOC130958172 gene encoding pre-mRNA-splicing factor PRP46-like isoform X1: MSFCLKHRSIINPNLASAVCLVFRASMSASSPTPPTPTPSMPTSLIDLDVDSLSHCLAHLSLRDVSALAMTCTSLKRLSYSDSVWLRFFREHWCLEVPWSSLNTRGARDLYLARRSALLQFKFLDPVSLQVYRHTSSRSNFNHLLLHKNHIFSARGSTIEMIDLDRDDAGSEDANILFSGHRARITCMRLFPLNGVFTSCGETEGEQKFLVTSSYDHSIRLWGKKGSCLRCMRGHNGPVLSLSDKLLGDDTCKVLASGGEDGTVRLWSLSSSGKQRQQSLKATLYGHEKPVELMLVAGHKTSLLVTISRDAKVRVWDTTTSSSARSSCCVGMTTLRGAPVNMKCHESLLYVAAGSSVTAVDLRTMQKVMTAAVHQPKLYSFDIVPSKSLLCTGGDGRAMLWDIRRNQEAWNPDPVAELDGHCGQVTLLHMDPYKVVTGGPHDEYVNVWESDTGVHANSLFCCNDEKEVPEFGCDTMAVDGLRIVTATICDNATILRYRDFTYATNPVAKPENDPPSKFWFSLSGDYSDDNNS; this comes from the exons ATGAGTTTCTGCCTTAAACACCGCTCAATAATAAATCCCAATCTTGCTTCCGCCGTCTGTCTCGTATTTCGCGCTTCAATGTCCGCTTCATCGCCGACGCCGCCGACGCCAACGCCGTCGATGCCGACAAGTCTAATCGATCTCGATGTGGACTCGCTGTCCCACTGCCTCGCCCACCTAAGCCTCCGCGACGTCTCCGCCTTGGCTATGACATGCACCTCCCTCAAGCGCCTTTCCTACTCCGACTCCGTTTGGCTTCGCTTCTTTAG GGAGCATTGGTGTCTAGAAGTACCTTGGAGCTCTTTGAATACCCGTGGAGCGAGGGATTTGTACCTGGCTAGGCGCAGCGCATTACTGCAGTTCAAGTTCCTTGATCCCGTATCTCTTCAAGTTTATAGACATACTAGTTCTAGATCAAACTTCAACCATTTGCTTCTTCACAAAAACCACATCTTCTCAGCACGG GGTTCAACCATAGAAATGATAGATTTGGATAGGGATGATGCGGGATCAGAAGATGCTAACATTTTGTTCAGTGGTCATAGAGCAAGAATCACCTGTATGAG GTTATTTCCCCTTAACGGAGTGTTTACATCTTGtggagaaacagaaggggagcaAAAGTTTTTGGTTAcctcaagttatgatcattccATACGCTTGTGGGGGAAGAAG GGTTCTTGTCTGCGATGTATGAGAGGTCACAATGGGCCAGTGTTGTCACTATCAGATAAACTATTGGGAGATGATACCTGCAAAGTATTGGCAAGTGGAGGAGAAGATGGTACTGTTCGACTATGGTCCCTTAGTTCAAGTGGAAAACAGAGACAACAATCTTTGAAAGCTACACTATATGGGCACGAGAAACCTGTAGAGTTGATGTTGGTTGCTGG GCACAAAACTTCACTTTTGGTGACCATCTCAAGAGATGCTAAG GTGAGGGTCTGGGATACGACTACGTCTTCTTCTGCTCGATCATCCTGTTGTGTGGGAATGACTACTCTTCGTGGGGCACCTGTGAACATGAAATGCCATGAATCGCTACTGTATGTGGCAGCTGGTTCCTCTGTCACTGCAGTTGATTTAAGAACAATGCAGAAAGTTATGACTGCAGCTGTGCATCAACCGAAGCTTTATTCATTTGATATTGTACCATCAAAATCTTTACTATGCACTGGTGGTGATGGCAG AGCAATGCTCTGGGATATTAGGAGAAATCAAGAAGCATGGAACCCAGATCCAGTTGCTGAGTTGGATGGACATTGTGGGCAAGTGACACTGTTGCACATGGATCCATACAAAGTGGTTACTGGGGGTCCTCATGATGAGTATGTCAATGTATGGGAATCTGACACCGGTGTTCATGCAAATTCCTTGTTTTGCTGTAATGATGAGAAAGAGGTTCCCGAATTTGGCTGTGATACCATGGCTGTAGATGGGCTTAGAATTGTCACTGCCACCATTTGTGATAATGCCACTATTTTGCGCTATAGGGACTTCACGTATGCTACCAATCCTGTAGCAAAACCAGAAAATGATCCACCTTCGAAGTTTTGGTTCTCTCTTTCTGGTGATTACAGTGATGACAACAACTCATGA
- the LOC130958172 gene encoding uncharacterized protein LOC130958172 isoform X2, which translates to MSFCLKHRSIINPNLASAVCLVFRASMSASSPTPPTPTPSMPTSLIDLDVDSLSHCLAHLSLRDVSALAMTCTSLKRLSYSDSVWLRFFREHWCLEVPWSSLNTRGARDLYLARRSALLQFKFLDPVSLQVYRHTSSRSNFNHLLLHKNHIFSARGSTIEMIDLDRDDAGSEDANILFSGHRARITCMRLFPLNGVFTSCGETEGEQKFLVTSSYDHSIRLWGKKGSCLRCMRGHNGPVLSLSDKLLGDDTCKVLASGGEDGTVRLWSLSSSGKQRQQSLKATLYGHEKPVELMLVAGHKTSLLVTISRDAKVRVWDTTTSSSARSSCCVGMTTLRGAPVNMKCHESLLYVAAGSSVTAVDLRTMQKVMTAAVHQPKLYSFDIVPSKSLLCTGGDGSWYLVIWMMSADRIVDAAEQCSGILGEIKKHGTQIQLLSWMDIVGK; encoded by the exons ATGAGTTTCTGCCTTAAACACCGCTCAATAATAAATCCCAATCTTGCTTCCGCCGTCTGTCTCGTATTTCGCGCTTCAATGTCCGCTTCATCGCCGACGCCGCCGACGCCAACGCCGTCGATGCCGACAAGTCTAATCGATCTCGATGTGGACTCGCTGTCCCACTGCCTCGCCCACCTAAGCCTCCGCGACGTCTCCGCCTTGGCTATGACATGCACCTCCCTCAAGCGCCTTTCCTACTCCGACTCCGTTTGGCTTCGCTTCTTTAG GGAGCATTGGTGTCTAGAAGTACCTTGGAGCTCTTTGAATACCCGTGGAGCGAGGGATTTGTACCTGGCTAGGCGCAGCGCATTACTGCAGTTCAAGTTCCTTGATCCCGTATCTCTTCAAGTTTATAGACATACTAGTTCTAGATCAAACTTCAACCATTTGCTTCTTCACAAAAACCACATCTTCTCAGCACGG GGTTCAACCATAGAAATGATAGATTTGGATAGGGATGATGCGGGATCAGAAGATGCTAACATTTTGTTCAGTGGTCATAGAGCAAGAATCACCTGTATGAG GTTATTTCCCCTTAACGGAGTGTTTACATCTTGtggagaaacagaaggggagcaAAAGTTTTTGGTTAcctcaagttatgatcattccATACGCTTGTGGGGGAAGAAG GGTTCTTGTCTGCGATGTATGAGAGGTCACAATGGGCCAGTGTTGTCACTATCAGATAAACTATTGGGAGATGATACCTGCAAAGTATTGGCAAGTGGAGGAGAAGATGGTACTGTTCGACTATGGTCCCTTAGTTCAAGTGGAAAACAGAGACAACAATCTTTGAAAGCTACACTATATGGGCACGAGAAACCTGTAGAGTTGATGTTGGTTGCTGG GCACAAAACTTCACTTTTGGTGACCATCTCAAGAGATGCTAAG GTGAGGGTCTGGGATACGACTACGTCTTCTTCTGCTCGATCATCCTGTTGTGTGGGAATGACTACTCTTCGTGGGGCACCTGTGAACATGAAATGCCATGAATCGCTACTGTATGTGGCAGCTGGTTCCTCTGTCACTGCAGTTGATTTAAGAACAATGCAGAAAGTTATGACTGCAGCTGTGCATCAACCGAAGCTTTATTCATTTGATATTGTACCATCAAAATCTTTACTATGCACTGGTGGTGATGGCAG TTGGTATTTGGTAATATGGATGATGAGCGCTGACCGAATCGTTGATGCTGCAGAGCAATGCTCTGGGATATTAGGAGAAATCAAGAAGCATGGAACCCAGATCCAGTTGCTGAGTTGGATGGACATTGTGGGCAAGTGA